Proteins from one Acidihalobacter prosperus genomic window:
- a CDS encoding ABC transporter ATP-binding protein: MSTRASDARPATPAAGAPAIALHGICRSFRLGDETVHALQDVTLNVARGEYIAIMGPSGSGKSTLLNILGLLDRPTAGHYLLDGVETTTLGDARQSAVRHRKIGFVFQFFHLIPRLTAYENVELPLILGGVPGAERRPRVTRALAELGLADRARHRPEQLSGGQRQRVAIARATIMDPEVVLADEPTGNLDSASGRDVIDILESLNARGITLIVVTHDADVGARARRLVRFVDGRVVSDTSRTP; the protein is encoded by the coding sequence ATGTCAACGCGCGCTAGCGACGCGAGACCTGCGACGCCGGCGGCCGGAGCGCCGGCGATCGCCCTCCATGGCATTTGCCGCAGCTTCCGGCTCGGAGACGAGACGGTGCACGCCCTGCAGGACGTTACCCTGAACGTCGCCCGCGGGGAATACATCGCGATCATGGGGCCATCGGGTTCGGGCAAGTCGACCCTGCTCAACATACTCGGCCTGCTCGATCGCCCGACCGCCGGGCACTATCTGCTCGACGGCGTGGAAACCACGACCCTCGGCGACGCCCGGCAGTCCGCGGTCCGCCACCGCAAGATCGGCTTCGTGTTTCAGTTTTTCCATCTGATCCCCCGGCTCACGGCCTATGAAAATGTCGAATTGCCACTGATTCTCGGCGGCGTACCGGGAGCCGAGCGCCGCCCCCGCGTGACCCGGGCACTCGCGGAGCTCGGGCTTGCCGACCGCGCACGCCACCGTCCGGAACAGCTCTCCGGCGGCCAGCGCCAGCGGGTGGCCATCGCCCGCGCAACCATCATGGACCCCGAGGTGGTCCTGGCCGACGAACCCACCGGCAACCTCGACAGCGCCTCCGGCCGCGACGTGATCGACATTCTGGAATCGCTCAATGCTCGCGGCATCACCCTGATCGTGGTCACGCACGATGCCGATGTCGGCGCGCGCGCGCGGCGACTCGTGCGCTTCGTCGACGGACGTGTCGTCAGCGACACGTCGCGCACCCCATGA
- a CDS encoding putative bifunctional diguanylate cyclase/phosphodiesterase: MKSHGSSSEEARPDGAFDPLLRRLLRVARLLPLPVFVKDAALRWRYANPAAVMLFAGGRRRYQGKADADLMDEIGAGSSRISDRAAQDARGLIQRRENILGRSFRVYKYAPRAENGRVLGVIGLAVETTELEVARTEGERLRDFYDALSEINQGIVRERYTDTAELFSHICRIVVSHTPVLIAAIATIDREARLLHYTQQASRIVDFPDLARVRLELDADSPYGRGTVGRAARSQETVVVNDVLATAEMAPWHELFKRYNGRSTAAIPVMVGDRVEAVLSVYSSEINFFTPELVRLLQELADDVGFAIRTTEQRARIRYLALIDTLTDLPNRVHFLELASQKLSAAGARRAQLLMIDIADFKFHNDLLGHDVGDALLRAMARRLRAVIGEWNVVGRLGSDEFAVLLIEPVDGSETGFAHSLRAIDAELDQPYDVGLSESLLLKTEQSTALFPDDGTQPEALLRRAGMALQMARLSGPGSRVAYSPALERRLEARHQIRHQIERALEADEVLPYYQPQIDLATGRVCGLEALARLVGRDGIILEPVEFIEEVEGDRGLVRRLGLAMIRAVANDLGALSDAALDVPVAVNIGARHLLAPGFKRDIVDLLGRHPDLRFALEFEITETSHLGDLGRATETVRWLREQGLSVALDDFGSGFTSMNHLQRLAIRKLKLDQAFVLDLVDNPRDQAIVRAVAQLAGGLDIDLVAEGVASEALGTLLRELGVSRLQGHAIAPPMPLPALIAWRNVWSLPEDWR; encoded by the coding sequence ATGCCAATCCCGCGGCGGTGATGCTGTTCGCGGGCGGCCGCAGGCGCTATCAAGGCAAGGCCGACGCCGATCTGATGGATGAGATCGGTGCCGGCAGCAGCCGGATCAGCGATCGCGCGGCGCAGGACGCGCGTGGCCTGATACAACGCCGCGAAAACATCCTCGGGCGCAGTTTCAGGGTCTACAAGTACGCGCCACGGGCGGAAAACGGCCGCGTGCTGGGGGTCATCGGGCTTGCGGTCGAGACCACCGAGCTGGAGGTGGCCAGAACCGAGGGCGAGCGCCTGCGCGATTTCTACGACGCCCTGTCCGAAATCAACCAGGGCATCGTGCGCGAACGTTATACCGATACCGCCGAGCTGTTTTCCCATATCTGCCGCATCGTGGTCAGCCATACGCCGGTCCTGATCGCGGCGATCGCGACCATCGATCGCGAGGCGAGATTGCTGCACTACACCCAGCAGGCGAGCCGGATCGTCGATTTTCCCGATCTCGCCCGCGTCAGGCTGGAACTCGATGCGGACAGCCCGTACGGTCGCGGCACCGTGGGCCGCGCCGCGCGCAGCCAGGAAACCGTGGTGGTCAACGATGTGCTCGCCACTGCGGAAATGGCGCCGTGGCACGAGCTGTTCAAGCGCTACAACGGGCGTTCCACTGCGGCGATCCCGGTGATGGTGGGCGATCGCGTCGAGGCGGTGCTGTCGGTGTATTCGAGCGAGATCAATTTCTTTACCCCCGAGCTCGTCCGCCTGTTGCAGGAGCTTGCCGACGATGTGGGCTTCGCCATACGGACCACCGAGCAGCGGGCGAGAATACGGTATCTGGCTCTCATCGATACGCTGACGGATCTGCCCAACCGGGTGCATTTCCTCGAACTGGCGTCGCAGAAACTGAGCGCTGCCGGGGCGCGCCGGGCCCAGCTGTTGATGATCGATATCGCGGATTTCAAGTTTCACAACGATCTGTTGGGACACGATGTCGGCGACGCGCTGCTGCGCGCCATGGCGCGCCGTCTGCGCGCGGTGATCGGTGAATGGAACGTGGTGGGCCGGCTCGGATCCGACGAGTTCGCCGTGTTGCTGATCGAGCCCGTCGACGGCAGCGAGACCGGCTTTGCCCATTCGCTGCGGGCCATCGATGCGGAGCTCGATCAACCCTACGACGTCGGGCTGAGCGAGTCCCTGTTGCTCAAGACCGAGCAGAGCACGGCGCTGTTCCCGGACGACGGCACTCAGCCGGAGGCGCTGCTGCGCCGGGCGGGCATGGCCCTGCAGATGGCACGTCTGTCCGGGCCCGGTTCGCGCGTGGCCTACTCGCCGGCATTGGAGCGTCGACTCGAGGCCCGTCACCAGATCCGGCATCAGATCGAGCGTGCACTGGAGGCGGACGAGGTTTTGCCGTACTACCAGCCCCAGATCGACCTGGCCACCGGCCGTGTCTGTGGCCTTGAGGCGCTGGCCAGACTGGTCGGGCGCGACGGCATCATCCTTGAGCCGGTCGAGTTCATCGAGGAGGTGGAGGGCGACCGAGGGCTGGTGCGCCGGCTCGGCCTGGCCATGATCAGAGCGGTGGCCAACGATCTGGGCGCGCTCTCGGATGCCGCTCTGGATGTGCCGGTCGCCGTGAATATTGGGGCGCGTCATCTGCTCGCGCCGGGCTTCAAGCGCGACATCGTCGACCTGCTGGGGCGCCATCCGGACCTGCGTTTTGCGCTGGAATTCGAGATTACCGAAACCTCGCACCTGGGTGACCTCGGGCGCGCCACGGAGACTGTACGCTGGCTGCGCGAGCAGGGCCTGTCGGTGGCGCTGGACGATTTCGGCAGCGGCTTCACCTCGATGAACCATCTGCAACGGCTGGCGATACGCAAACTCAAGCTCGATCAGGCCTTCGTGCTCGATCTGGTCGACAATCCACGCGACCAGGCGATCGTGCGCGCTGTGGCACAGCTGGCCGGCGGTCTGGATATCGATCTGGTGGCCGAGGGCGTTGCCAGCGAAGCGCTCGGCACGCTGCTGCGCGAACTCGGGGTATCGCGTCTGCAGGGACATGCGATTGCGCCCCCGATGCCCTTGCCGGCCTTGATCGCGTGGCGAAATGTCTGGTCCTTGCCTGAGGATTGGCGCTAG
- the wrbA gene encoding NAD(P)H:quinone oxidoreductase, translating into MSVKVQVVFYSMYGHIYKMAEAVAEGARAAGADVDVYRVAELVPDEVLEKYGAKQAQAAYAHVPVIQPEQLAEADAIIFGTPTRFGMMTAQMRNFLDQTGGLWMQGKLIGKVGSVFTSTGTQHGGHETTITSFHTTLLHQGMIIVGVPYSEQRLLTMDEISGGSPYGAGTLASGDGSRQPSENELAIARFQGEHVTGIARRLKAGS; encoded by the coding sequence ATGTCCGTGAAGGTTCAGGTCGTTTTCTACAGCATGTACGGCCACATATACAAAATGGCCGAGGCGGTCGCAGAGGGCGCGCGCGCGGCCGGCGCCGACGTGGACGTGTACCGCGTGGCCGAACTGGTGCCGGACGAGGTGCTCGAAAAGTACGGCGCCAAGCAGGCGCAGGCGGCCTATGCCCATGTGCCCGTGATCCAGCCGGAGCAGCTGGCCGAGGCCGATGCGATCATCTTCGGCACGCCGACCCGCTTCGGCATGATGACCGCGCAGATGCGCAATTTCCTCGACCAGACCGGCGGGCTGTGGATGCAGGGCAAGCTGATCGGCAAGGTCGGCAGCGTGTTCACCTCCACTGGCACCCAGCACGGCGGCCATGAAACCACCATCACCAGCTTCCACACGACCCTGCTGCATCAGGGCATGATCATCGTCGGCGTGCCCTACAGCGAGCAGCGCCTGCTGACCATGGACGAGATCAGCGGTGGTTCGCCCTACGGCGCCGGCACGCTGGCGTCCGGCGACGGCTCGCGTCAGCCGAGCGAGAACGAGCTCGCCATCGCCCGTTTCCAGGGCGAGCACGTGACCGGCATCGCACGGCGCCTCAAGGCCGGCAGCTGA
- a CDS encoding histidine phosphatase family protein has translation MPSEPAQQPDLIVVRHGATPWSACGRHTSRTDLGLTPVGRAEARRLRPWLAQWSPATVWTSPLRRARETANACGFPDARVVQALHEWDYGDYEGLTLREIQAESPGWSVFAAGGAGADGESPAMVAARVDDLIARVRGHEAGPVLIFAHGHLLRALAARWLGQDVRLGARLGLDSGALGLLGRLHGEPALLAWNLRPADTGGPAGGLGREA, from the coding sequence ATGCCCAGCGAGCCCGCACAACAACCCGACCTGATCGTGGTACGTCACGGCGCGACGCCCTGGAGCGCCTGCGGCCGGCACACCTCTCGCACCGATCTCGGCCTGACGCCCGTCGGCCGCGCCGAGGCACGACGGCTGCGCCCCTGGCTTGCGCAGTGGTCGCCCGCGACGGTCTGGACCAGCCCACTGCGACGGGCGCGGGAAACGGCGAACGCCTGCGGTTTCCCCGACGCACGCGTGGTGCAGGCGCTGCACGAATGGGACTACGGCGATTACGAGGGTCTGACCCTCCGCGAGATTCAGGCCGAATCGCCTGGCTGGAGCGTGTTCGCGGCCGGCGGCGCAGGCGCAGACGGCGAAAGCCCGGCAATGGTGGCGGCGCGGGTCGACGATCTGATCGCGCGGGTACGCGGGCACGAGGCGGGCCCGGTGCTGATCTTCGCACATGGGCATCTGCTGCGCGCCCTTGCGGCGCGCTGGCTGGGTCAGGACGTTCGCCTCGGCGCGCGCCTCGGCCTGGACTCGGGCGCGCTCGGCCTGCTGGGACGTCTGCACGGGGAACCGGCCCTGCTGGCCTGGAATCTGCGGCCTGCCGATACGGGCGGTCCGGCAGGCGGACTCGGACGTGAGGCCTGA
- a CDS encoding DUF2322 family protein yields the protein MSRFDENLKALKQPHQRLAALEGYADGYEPVFVIENRPGSQGALAVYYEVAVKHGGLTPKAAEDALALFAEHTEDARANPGAHPNIDRLFAIVDQGLYYSIKAIPKAED from the coding sequence ATGTCCCGCTTCGATGAGAACCTCAAGGCGCTCAAGCAGCCGCACCAGCGCCTCGCCGCCCTCGAAGGCTATGCCGACGGCTACGAGCCCGTCTTCGTGATCGAGAACCGCCCCGGCAGCCAGGGCGCGCTGGCCGTCTACTACGAAGTCGCCGTCAAACACGGCGGGCTGACGCCCAAGGCCGCCGAGGATGCGCTCGCGCTGTTTGCCGAGCACACCGAGGACGCGCGCGCGAACCCCGGCGCGCACCCCAACATCGACCGTCTGTTCGCGATCGTCGATCAAGGTCTCTACTACTCGATCAAGGCCATCCCCAAGGCCGAAGACTAG
- a CDS encoding ABC transporter permease: MLGGDYLRLTLNAVIGQRTRSLLTALGIAVGIAAVVLLTSIGEGVRQFMLHEFTQFGTHLIAINPGRTTTHGVPGGVIANVRPMTLGDAEAIARLPQVEAMVPVVQGNALAAANDRTRRTTVFGAGAALPEVWQARIAIGRFLPREDARNARAFAVLGARLRDELFGDANPLGQRIRVGGETFRIVGVLAPKGQILGIDLDDSVYIPAVRALALFNRDSLMEIDVTYPADSSASTVARRIATLLERRHGSEDFTITTQEDMLATLNNILGIVTLAVGALGGISLLVGAVGIFTIMTIAVNERTAEIGLLRAIGARRGQVLALFLGEAVLLSALGGLAGLGVGLGGAWLLHLLLPALPVHTPWAYLLGAELSAALIGLLAGGVPAHHAARLDPLTALREE; the protein is encoded by the coding sequence ATGCTCGGCGGCGACTACCTGCGACTGACCCTGAACGCCGTCATCGGACAGCGCACGCGCAGCCTGTTGACCGCGCTGGGCATTGCGGTGGGCATCGCCGCCGTCGTCCTGCTGACTTCGATCGGCGAGGGCGTGCGCCAATTCATGCTGCACGAATTCACCCAGTTCGGCACTCACCTCATCGCCATCAACCCCGGTCGCACCACCACCCATGGCGTGCCCGGCGGGGTGATCGCCAACGTCCGCCCGATGACGCTGGGCGACGCCGAAGCGATCGCCCGCCTGCCGCAGGTCGAGGCCATGGTCCCGGTCGTGCAGGGCAATGCGCTCGCGGCCGCCAACGACCGCACGCGGCGCACCACGGTCTTCGGCGCCGGCGCGGCACTCCCCGAAGTCTGGCAGGCGCGCATCGCCATCGGGCGTTTCCTGCCGCGCGAAGATGCCCGCAATGCGCGCGCATTCGCGGTACTCGGCGCGCGGCTTCGCGACGAACTGTTCGGGGATGCCAATCCTCTCGGACAGCGCATACGCGTCGGTGGCGAGACCTTTCGCATCGTCGGCGTCCTCGCGCCGAAGGGACAGATACTCGGCATCGATCTCGACGACTCCGTGTACATTCCCGCCGTCCGCGCGCTCGCCCTGTTCAATCGCGACAGCCTGATGGAAATCGACGTGACCTATCCGGCGGACAGCTCGGCCTCCACCGTCGCCAGGCGCATCGCGACCCTGCTTGAACGGCGTCACGGCAGCGAGGATTTCACGATCACCACCCAGGAGGACATGCTCGCCACCCTGAACAACATCCTCGGCATCGTCACCCTCGCGGTGGGGGCGTTGGGCGGCATCTCGCTGCTGGTCGGCGCGGTCGGCATTTTCACCATCATGACCATCGCGGTGAACGAACGCACTGCAGAAATCGGCCTGCTGCGCGCCATCGGCGCCCGCCGTGGGCAGGTGCTGGCGCTGTTTCTCGGCGAGGCCGTGCTGCTGTCCGCGCTCGGCGGGCTTGCCGGACTCGGCGTCGGGCTCGGCGGCGCCTGGCTGCTGCACCTGCTGCTGCCCGCACTGCCCGTGCATACCCCCTGGGCCTATCTGCTCGGAGCCGAACTGTCCGCGGCGCTGATCGGGCTGCTTGCCGGCGGCGTGCCGGCCCACCACGCGGCCCGCCTGGACCCGTTGACGGCACTGCGCGAGGAATAG
- a CDS encoding efflux RND transporter periplasmic adaptor subunit — protein MRLLRPRYLIPLSILAAAAALTFWLTRPNPVIVSVKPVASGLVEATVSNTRAGTVKACRRAKLSPGIGGQIERLDVHKGEHVTPGQTLLSLWNADLKAQLELARADERVSSAQARSVCLQAAAAAREAARQTTLHRRGMVSAEQADKAESAAQARAADCAAARAGEQAAAARILLAQANLARTVLTAPFAGVVAEINGEVNEYVTPSPPGIPTPPVIDLIDNGCFYVAAPIDEVDAAKVRVGLPVRITLDAFGKRRFTGTVSRIGAYVLDLEKQARTVDVDVRFARGDDIGQLLAGYSADVEIILQSRENVLRVPTEAVVNGDQVYLYDAATHTLHLTRFEPGIANWAWTQVRAGLKAGEQVVTNVDRKGVEDGAHARTEDVNAR, from the coding sequence ATGCGCCTGTTACGCCCCCGTTATCTGATTCCGCTATCGATACTGGCGGCGGCCGCCGCCCTGACGTTCTGGCTGACTCGCCCCAACCCCGTGATCGTCAGCGTCAAACCGGTCGCAAGCGGGCTGGTCGAGGCCACCGTCAGCAACACCCGCGCCGGTACGGTCAAGGCCTGCCGACGCGCCAAACTCTCGCCGGGCATCGGCGGGCAGATCGAACGTCTGGACGTGCACAAGGGCGAACATGTGACGCCCGGCCAGACGCTGCTGAGCCTCTGGAACGCCGATCTCAAAGCCCAACTCGAACTGGCGCGCGCCGATGAGCGGGTCTCCTCGGCGCAGGCGCGCTCGGTCTGCCTGCAGGCCGCCGCGGCCGCCCGCGAGGCCGCGCGCCAGACCACGCTGCATCGTCGCGGTATGGTTTCCGCGGAACAGGCAGACAAGGCCGAAAGCGCGGCACAGGCGCGCGCGGCGGATTGCGCTGCGGCAAGGGCCGGCGAGCAGGCCGCCGCCGCACGCATCTTGCTGGCACAGGCCAATCTGGCGCGCACGGTACTCACCGCACCCTTTGCCGGCGTGGTTGCCGAGATCAACGGCGAGGTCAACGAATACGTCACGCCCTCCCCGCCCGGCATACCGACCCCGCCCGTCATCGATCTCATCGACAATGGCTGCTTCTATGTCGCCGCGCCCATCGACGAGGTGGACGCCGCCAAGGTGCGGGTCGGCCTGCCCGTCCGCATCACCCTCGACGCCTTCGGCAAGCGGCGCTTTACCGGCACGGTATCACGCATCGGCGCCTACGTTTTGGACCTCGAAAAACAGGCGCGCACCGTCGATGTGGACGTGCGCTTTGCGCGCGGCGACGACATCGGGCAACTGCTGGCCGGCTACAGCGCAGACGTGGAAATCATCCTGCAATCGCGAGAGAACGTGCTGCGCGTGCCCACCGAGGCCGTGGTCAACGGCGATCAGGTCTATCTCTACGATGCGGCGACCCACACCCTGCATCTGACCCGCTTCGAACCCGGCATCGCCAATTGGGCCTGGACCCAGGTGCGCGCGGGATTGAAGGCCGGCGAACAGGTGGTCACCAACGTCGACCGCAAGGGCGTCGAAGACGGCGCCCACGCACGGACCGAAGATGTCAACGCGCGCTAG
- a CDS encoding inositol monophosphatase family protein produces the protein MQQSVYLQTALAAARAAEDVIRRYWAEGVEVRLKADQSPVTEADVAAEQAIRQVILEAFPTHGFYGEETGRTREGAEYTWLIDPIDGTKSFIRRTPFFSTQIALMQGERLLLGVSNAPLYGEMAWAERGAGAFVNGLAVRTGEVTALADAAISLGNIKSLAQGEGWARLGDIVAGVNRTRGYGDFCHYHMLAAGQLDLVIESDLNILDVAALSVIVEEAGGVFTTLDGGAIGLETGSVLAAGTRALHTLALDRLRAD, from the coding sequence ATGCAACAAAGCGTCTACCTGCAGACCGCACTGGCCGCCGCGCGCGCCGCCGAGGATGTGATCCGTCGATACTGGGCCGAAGGCGTCGAGGTGCGCCTGAAGGCCGATCAGAGTCCCGTGACCGAGGCCGACGTGGCGGCCGAGCAGGCCATCCGCCAGGTGATCCTGGAGGCCTTCCCGACGCATGGCTTTTACGGCGAGGAGACCGGCCGTACGCGGGAGGGGGCCGAATACACCTGGCTGATCGACCCCATCGACGGCACCAAGAGCTTCATCCGGCGGACGCCGTTCTTCTCGACGCAGATTGCGTTGATGCAGGGCGAACGCCTGTTGCTGGGGGTGTCCAACGCACCGCTGTACGGCGAAATGGCCTGGGCCGAGCGCGGCGCCGGTGCCTTCGTCAACGGCCTGGCGGTCCGTACCGGCGAGGTGACGGCGTTGGCGGATGCGGCGATTTCGCTCGGCAATATCAAGTCCCTGGCGCAGGGCGAGGGCTGGGCACGCCTGGGCGACATCGTCGCGGGCGTCAATCGTACGCGCGGCTATGGCGACTTCTGCCACTACCACATGTTGGCTGCCGGCCAACTCGACCTGGTGATCGAATCGGATCTCAATATCCTCGACGTCGCTGCGCTGTCGGTGATCGTGGAGGAGGCGGGCGGCGTTTTCACGACGCTTGACGGTGGTGCGATCGGCCTGGAAACCGGCAGCGTGCTGGCGGCCGGCACCCGCGCCCTGCATACGCTGGCGCTCGACCGCCTGCGAGCGGACTGA
- a CDS encoding arginyltransferase, translating into MKRLRFYATVPHPCPYLPERSAVDVVTDPGMPIDQGTLSDLFRMGFRRSGIFVYRPECPGCQSCIAVRIPVHDFRPNRAQRRCLARNAELTLESRPPHYSDELFRLYRAYLKHRHPGGGMDKPTPDSFREFLCTPGVETEFLLFRAGGRLLSVAVTDRLHDGLSANYTFFAPNAPERSLGTYAILSQVAEARRRGLDYVYLGYWIAESPKMRYKNRFRPLEFYADEYWQRCERPPAAD; encoded by the coding sequence GTGAAACGACTGAGATTCTATGCGACGGTACCGCACCCCTGCCCGTATCTACCCGAACGCAGTGCGGTGGATGTGGTGACCGACCCGGGCATGCCCATCGACCAGGGCACGCTCAGCGATCTGTTTCGCATGGGGTTCAGGCGCAGCGGCATTTTCGTCTATCGGCCCGAGTGCCCGGGTTGCCAGTCGTGCATTGCCGTACGCATTCCCGTGCACGACTTCCGGCCCAACCGCGCACAGCGCCGGTGCCTTGCCCGCAACGCTGAGCTGACGCTCGAATCGCGCCCTCCTCACTACAGCGACGAGCTGTTCCGCCTCTACCGCGCCTATCTCAAGCATCGCCACCCCGGTGGCGGCATGGACAAGCCCACGCCGGATTCGTTTCGCGAGTTCCTCTGCACGCCCGGCGTCGAAACCGAGTTCCTGCTGTTTCGCGCCGGCGGACGGCTGCTCTCGGTGGCCGTCACCGATCGCCTGCACGACGGCCTTTCGGCCAACTACACCTTCTTCGCGCCCAACGCGCCCGAGCGCTCGCTCGGCACCTACGCCATCCTCAGTCAGGTCGCCGAGGCGCGGCGGCGCGGGCTCGACTACGTCTATCTCGGCTATTGGATCGCCGAATCGCCGAAGATGCGTTACAAGAATCGCTTCCGCCCGCTTGAATTCTATGCCGACGAATACTGGCAACGCTGCGAACGCCCGCCCGCTGCCGACTGA
- a CDS encoding ABC transporter permease, with protein MNMPVGTLAITEALWFSLHAVAAARLRTAMMTLAMAIGVAAVVLLTALGEGARNYVLGEFASLGSNVLTVIPGRSETTGGAPLMLGITPRDLTLDDALSLRRSSLIAAVAPIVVGGAPAAYGARSREVNVIGSTAELRRIRHLELERGRFLPAGDPFAAGAVCVIGSRLRDELFGHARALGEILRIGDRRFRVIGILAPKGQSMGLDMSDVAIIPVAAAQALFDTHSMFRVLVEVRSRDALPAAKRRIEAIIAARHEGENDVTLISLDAILATFDRIFTALTLTVAGIAGISLIVAGILIMNVMLVSVSQRTAEIGLLKALGAPPRIIERLFLVEAGLLSMFGCALGLATGYGGIFALELAFPRFPLTAPLWAALAGIGVALLSGLLFGVLPARRAARLDPVQALAKH; from the coding sequence ATGAACATGCCCGTCGGTACGCTGGCCATCACCGAGGCCCTGTGGTTTTCCCTACACGCGGTGGCCGCTGCCCGCCTGCGCACCGCCATGATGACCCTGGCCATGGCCATCGGCGTGGCCGCCGTCGTGCTCCTGACCGCCTTGGGCGAAGGGGCGCGCAACTACGTGCTGGGCGAATTCGCCAGCCTCGGCAGCAACGTCCTAACCGTAATTCCCGGGCGTTCCGAAACCACCGGCGGCGCGCCGTTGATGCTGGGCATCACGCCACGCGATCTGACCCTGGACGACGCCCTGTCCCTACGCCGCAGCAGCCTGATCGCGGCGGTCGCGCCCATCGTGGTGGGCGGTGCGCCGGCCGCCTACGGCGCGCGCTCGCGCGAGGTCAATGTCATCGGCTCCACCGCCGAGCTCCGCCGCATCCGGCATCTCGAGCTCGAGCGCGGCCGCTTCCTGCCGGCGGGTGACCCCTTCGCGGCCGGCGCGGTCTGCGTGATCGGCAGCCGGCTGCGCGACGAGCTGTTCGGGCATGCGCGCGCGCTCGGCGAAATCCTGCGCATCGGCGACCGGCGCTTCCGCGTGATCGGCATTCTCGCGCCCAAGGGACAATCGATGGGCCTGGACATGAGCGACGTGGCGATCATCCCGGTAGCCGCCGCGCAGGCGTTGTTCGACACCCACTCGATGTTCCGCGTCCTGGTCGAGGTCCGCAGCCGCGACGCGCTGCCGGCAGCCAAGCGCCGTATCGAGGCCATCATCGCCGCGCGTCACGAAGGCGAAAACGACGTCACCTTGATCAGCCTGGATGCCATCCTCGCCACCTTCGATCGCATATTCACCGCGTTGACGTTGACCGTCGCCGGCATTGCCGGCATCAGCCTGATCGTGGCCGGCATCCTGATCATGAACGTGATGCTGGTGTCGGTGTCGCAGCGGACCGCCGAAATCGGGCTGCTCAAGGCGTTGGGTGCGCCGCCGCGCATCATCGAGCGCCTGTTTCTGGTCGAGGCCGGGCTGCTGTCGATGTTCGGCTGCGCGCTCGGTCTCGCAACCGGCTACGGCGGCATCTTCGCGCTGGAGCTGGCCTTCCCGCGCTTTCCGCTGACCGCGCCGCTGTGGGCGGCGCTCGCCGGCATCGGGGTGGCGCTGCTCAGCGGTTTGCTGTTCGGCGTGCTGCCGGCACGCCGCGCTGCCCGCCTGGACCCTGTCCAGGCACTGGCGAAACACTGA